aattgatttattttcaatcagataaacaaaaaaactaacttaaaaataaaaaaatcgttaaataaaaactaaacaaaaacaagtgaaaacaaacaattggctgagttaattgttgaaataccatgcatagtcagtgttgatttctttatcacattacacatacaaacatgtgacacatacataactgataattaagtatagtagatattataaaatttccgcctaattggcgctctaaaatttaaaatttttttcgtaaacagtgatgtttacgaaaaaatgtttcaaacaaaagttctttaatttttgataaggaacattttttacatttaaacttttgttctatctctaacggtttacaagatgggtcctacgcacccaagacccaattgacctatgatgctcatttacgaacttgacctcactttttacgtcctgagtacgctgtaaaaatttcagctcgatatcttttttcgtttttgagttatcgtgtccacagccggacggacaaccggaactggactaattaggtgattttatgaacacctatgacaaaatttttttcctagcatcattatttttaagcgttacaaacttgggactaaacttaatatactatgtatatttcatatatgcatggtataaaaatacagtaATTTACATAGTggctttaacagtcgggacccaatAATATTTAGACCGGCTCCAATCTTCCcaataataaagaaaacaaacaaatgtgcatacatacatacatacatacaagatactcgtgaaaaacataaccactccttgataGTCGGGTAAGAAAAGTAAAGCTTAAACTATAAAAAGGTTAAAGCTCCAATTGTGCAATGGCAGTGATACAATTAACTAGGTAAGCTTATAGTAGAACAATGTTGTATGAATTTAATTACAGTCCCACAACAGCATTGaaaattgatgattttgatttaatttgtcggatttgtttacaaaaatcagAATTTATGTTACATATAAGTACATTAAATATAATACCAATGATTGAAGCATGTTCTGCTATACGAGtaagtataaaatgtttttatgtattctctggtggaaaaaatatttgaaaaaagaataagtcttaggaaactctgaaaaaatcttagaaactttaaaaaagtgttaagaactctgaataactctgaattagactattccgaaaacgttgagaaattcaaagttcctaagactttttcagaatttcttattctttttttcaaatattttttccaccagggttaactctatttttgcaatttagaaattattttttttttttttaacactgatttggaaatatttaataaaatttaaatgtgacttttaaaatagacaataattccaaaaattgaaattatctgAATGTTAATTCAATATCAACTAAAATACAAGTTTTGTTAATCAATACTTGGTGCTTTTAAAACCGGAAAAAACTTTCTCTTCAACACTTTCATTTATATCTTTGaaactcaatttattttattgatatatgtTAAGGATACTAGTTCCTATccttattatttactaaaaatttgagtgcctagttgaaaataaagtaataaataaaggGACAAACTTACGCTCTAAACCCCATCTCTCCACgataatgtatgaaaaaaaatcatattttccaCTCATTTTCTCTATATTACTTGTAGGAGGAAAGTTTTACAATTAGGTTCACAAGAAATTGGATAgtgtattcattttttattttgttaaaattctaGCGTATCATAAGGTGTGCTAGCCTAGAATACTAGAGATTGAGGGTTCGATTCCTgtctatatgtatatttttttcatatgattATTGTTATTCCATATCAGATACGTTatttaattagtattaaaaGAGAAACTTACCTTGCCGAGTAAAtctttttaaccaaaaaaaatttgaaagtaaatggTAACCACATCAGTTGGTAAAACACAACCTTAATAGCACCCTTACCTCAAAGGATGGAAAGAAACTtccatttaaaaatgtaaaacatcttagtattcgatttttcaacgattGTTCGAATGCCTGAATTTGTACATGGCATTAACTGATAAATCAGACTCCTGATAATCTGACACcaatattatattctttacATTTACATTAAAGGCTTTTTTATGTTCTTAATCTGAATCGTTTACTTTATCAACACCACTAAAACTATACGTGGATGTGTGTTACTACGGGGCCCCTAgaataaaaacaagtttaaatgtactctccccaaaatatttaattgaattataattgattgaattattttattttaataacattataaaatatacatattgatGAACTTGATTAAACAGAGcttgacaaaaataatttgttattttaaaattgtcagATCACTTTAACTGATACTTTACCACAACAAGTATGCCAAAAATGTGTAAAACATTTAGAGAATGCATGGCAAATTGGTAAACAATGTGAATCAGCTGATAAACATTTACGTAAATTGATTGAAACACAATCAGAATTAAAGTtagaaataaaaagtgaaaattttaaaaatgaaaatgattcaaattatGGACATGACGATGAAGTTGATACAgaactttcaataaaaagtgaaaataatacgGAGAACGATGACGTGACGACGAACGACGTCTATGATGAAAGTTCTACACATAAACATTTATCCAACAATATAAAACGTAgtcgaaaaatattgaataaaaaaactacaacTAAATGTGAACAATGCGATGAAAGCTTTTCTCATGTTTGGGGATTAGGTTTACATATGAAAGATAAACATTCTGTGGATCCGTTGGCCTGTAAAAAATGTGATCAACAATTTTATCATCGGTTACATTTAGAGGATCATTTAAATAAACACGACAACAtagaatttaaatgtaaaatttgtgaaaaacaaTTCGATACTGTAAACATTCGACGTAAACATGAATTTAAAcataatccaaaaatatttcattgtttcAAGTGTGATCGATCATTTAAAGCAAAATATATGCTTAATAAACATGAACAAGACCATCATAGTGGGGAACGTCCTCGAGAGGCATGTTTAATTTGTGGTAAATCAATAATGCAATCAAATATGGGTGCACATATGAAAATTCATAAAGAACGAATACCATTTTCTTGTCAAGAATGTCCCAAGAAATTTATTCGTGAAATTACACTCAAAGAACATGTActgaaaattcatcaaaatggGCAAATACCATTGAAAGAATTATGTACGATTTGTGGACGAAAAGTACGTGGGAAATCTGAATTACGTCGACATATGCGATCACACACTGACGAAAGACCGTTTAGTTGTAAGTTATGTGATAAACGATATCGTGAAAATAAGGCGTTAACACGGCACGTATTAAGTGTCCATATTAACGACCGCCCGTTTGCATGTACAATTTGTTCGAAAGCATTTCACACTAAAGCTATATTACAAGCGCATATGCGTTCacataccggtgaaaaaccGTACAGttgtttaatttgtaataaagcatTCGGTTCGAAAAGTTGGTTAAAGGCACATATAAAAGGGCACAGTGAATGAAATAACATTCTATTctattcagaataatttttgtttgtaatttaatatatataatatttgctAAGTTCACACTTTACAGTTTTAAAGCACTCGATATCTGTGATTCGaaccataatttattttacacgaTGATAATATTGTATGTACATTTCTGCGTGCTGTAAAAGTGTGAACTAAGCAAAACCTCCGTCGTAACTCGCAAGAAAGCAAAGAAAATGTCGAagtaatactttaaatttgcGTCCGCGCATTATAAAAAAGCGTCTGGCTTTCTATAAATTTAGCACCCTCATATATTATCTATTTCTTACTAAGAGTACATGCGGACGCGTTTTCTTCTGATTTTAGAACACAGACAAGAAGTAATGAACATATTATAATGTGTGTAAAATAACACACCGTACATGTATAagtaatagggcttttcattttaaaatcacgactcacatttgtttcgtactaaatgatttataaccaatgtgataaaatgcataacaaatatcttctatcttagtcctacttattgctgtcagtacgaaaaaataatctctgcacttgcgcatgtgacatgatgaaaaggtctatataTGATATGTGTAACTATATATGTAGGTAAGATTGGTCGCCATTTTTATGATAATGACAAATAGataaaatgttcttaaatattatattaagtaaaggtaagtttttttaatcaatcaaggatgttccctcgccagtaatagaaaaaaataaattagtagataatgatccgaatttttagtatgctatagttcacgaaatatattattgtataaaacaaaaatttgggtaccttaccgttcaattaagagagtttttattaattgaacggtaaggtacccaaatttttttatacaataatatatttcgttaactataacatactaaaaattcggatccttatctactaatttattttttctattattgccgagggaacatccttaaatgaaccttacacaaaaattaatgtatttttatgaaatataagtacatgtacataaatataaattatattacttaaacatatttaatgctttgtcctgaataaCTGACGaatcaacgcacagcctaagCCGCTGATTGTAGAGACCTGTATCTTGGAGAGTGTGTTTGTTTGACGTAGGCACCgataagaaatatttgattttccgAAATTATACTCTTAAGGGGATGAAAAACGGGGCAAAGTATGAGACAACTTGATTCCTTGGTCCAATCtacatcaaattttgataaaaattcttttaaaaaaattgatggaaGACGTGctttgtattttattgaaactgatCGCCTAACGGGGTTAAAAAGGGGTATAAAGTTATTTTGGGGGTGATTTCCATCGAAGTTgatattcgtcatttttgaattaaatacttaaccgatttttaaaattattgcatcCGTAGAGAGTTATattatcagcgagtatcatgggctaaattttatttaaaaaaaataaaatagggttccgcaccaaaaaaacaaaaggtaGGGTAAGTGAGGTCAAGGAAAGTGGGGGTTATAATATgataatctttgtttttaaagttgaaattgcccagcaaagcgggtggatATCTGCTagttagtaaataattaattaaaaaaaacttctaaaaataatatttgataaaatttcgtctatttgacattatcataaaaatggCGAGCGATCTTACTCACAAATATATCCCTTATATTATACATAAGGGatacacataatataaattGCTAAAGGATGTTTACATTTTCGAAATTGGACAAATTACTTtgaccttttcatttcaattacgattcattattttgttatgtttcGGACAGACAGTAGAAGTTGGACAaagatacaagatatttgttattcattttatcacattagttttttaacaaactgtccgAAAAAAGGGgattaatcactttttaaaatgaaaaggtctatttctTTTAGGCAATTAGTACAAATTGGATAGCTATAGATGGCATTATATTCCATTtccaataattgaaatttaaatataaataatatttctaattttacttATGTattctacttaaataattaattaaagtacagtaaaatgattttgaaattatttttttacctaataaaaatgtattgaacAGATGTGAAATTAGCAACTATTACTGAAAGCTATCCAAGTTATTCTAATTCCATCAAAGAAATTGAATAAAGAACTTTGTCAAACTTTTTTGATAATGGACTCGTTCAAAGCAACAATGCACGTTCACTTTTGTGCGGGTACCCtaaaaaatccaatattttttcCACTTACGCCACGGGGTTGTCTGCCGTCCCTTTTTTAACCTTCGTAAATCTACCTGAGACCTCCACTTTTTAAGATTATCTGAATTTCACGTAAATAAGCTTAaggaaaatttaatagtatgtTTACAGCATCTACGCTAGGGCGTTCTCGGCATAGGCTATAGCAGCCCGTACCTGCCCGTAGAAAAGTGAATACGCTAATAAGAccgaaattatatttatgaaatagaCGTATTCATCATACATATTTTCATAAGTTAAATAttgtacatttatataaaaaatataattttttcaagaacttgtaacaatatacacaaaaaataaaactaaatatttatgaaaaaaaattgtttgtcgtGTTTTTTAAACTACCATTTCAAAATACTGAGCTGGCCTCTtctgatttaaatatgaaacgGCGATTGGGAGAAGaagaacatataattaaataacaaacgaAAATTTCTACTAATTTACTTACGAACTTGAGTTGGgaattgttattaaatgttttgtttttttgttttttgttttttgttttttttttttttttttttgttattgtttatacACCATAGAGATAGATGTTTATGGAATTTTAGTGCTAAGAAAGACTATCTAGCggtagaaaaaagaactatagtATTTCGCTCGcttagatatataatatttaatggaaatgttcacaaaattgtatattgcatatcaTATTCATACATATGTAAGTTAGGTTGCAGTAACAATTTTTGACAAACGCTTTGAAACGCGTGATGTTGAAGTCactggcgtttgaatttattgtttaaagaaaccACTTTCAATTgtgaaattacataaaaaacaattaaacaaatttttttgttcctaataatttttggtaaaatttcgagaaaaaaaaaattaaattaaaaaacatgcaagtTCTGTATTAATTTGATGGAAACGCATGAATAACAAGGATACTTCACCATGAAGGTGTGCCATTTGTATTTTCCTTCCCCGAATCGGTATAAATAATTAGGGCTCTATAGCTCTAGAAAGAAAACATCCGCGAGTATCATCTGTATAAATCGATCTCTTGCAAACAATGGATTAAAGAATTGATTTATGGATTTAAATGTAATacttttttgattgaaatttcaGTTATTGAAAAGTCCTTATTGAAAGGACTGTCGTTCAAAAACATCAGAAAAGAATCAACCCAACATAAATAAACCcaattagatttatttaatttgatgacataaaattttgaaaaaattcctttgatatttaattaagaCGAGGTAGATATTAATTGATATACCcatcaaaaattagttttagatAATGtcgtaataaaataatgattttaatgtcaacatttgtataatataattttttttctttaacgtcaatattatatgtaataagtGTTTCTTTAAGGAATTAATTTCTTAATGATACAGTTTGATACGATATAAAATACGAATTACAATGTTTATCTGCGacctaaaatacaataaaaacaaaggTGTGACTCTTTTGAAGTAGGTATTCAAAGGTgtaacttaaggtagtaccagcatgaaatcacttttcgacagatttggccgaattttttttctcgggtttataatagctttatttatgaattcctaaaatttcataatttttgaccgtttagatcgcgagatatttaaagacaaagttcgcgattttgagggtcatgtcccatttaaagcatgtaaaatgtccggtctctctcctattttttatgatattattatatatggaagaaaaagtagaaaaaaatgtttatacaatacaattctaaaaaaaaaatttagaaattaattttcactttcgagatataaattttgacgtaaactgaccgaaattgggacgttggcataattatttcccattttaaacggtcaaaatttctgaaactttgggaattaatagtaagcattattaaattcttaaatttaatttttcgttaaattctgtcgaaaaaaaaattgtaccattgctttaacatagaaactgcaaataccatgctggtacatccttaatttgatttgttttgttttaagaatGTTGATTGATGATGGAGGAAGTTGGTAACATTGTGAAGTGAACAGTAAACTGAACACTATTAAGTATTAAGGATAGTCAATTTAGTTAATAAGATTTATTAaagattttgatattaattaattaattaatataaataaagtgtatgaaataaacattaaatcaaagaataatataattgtataatttactgattaatataataattacaaatatagtGTAACTAAACGGTGATGACAGTAAATAGtgttgtatttgtatttattagtattcaggagtaataataatagtaaaataatgaaatgcTGTTAATTAGAGTGTGACTTACGTtaagatattattaataagcATAAAGTGTGATTTTTAATAACTGTAAACATATAACAaccaatttaaatgataaataataatgaaatgattttaacaaaattattattattcataataaataattgtaaatgtaaaataaataatgattatttcatATGATTCATTTGAATTAGTATGGTTGATGTCAACAtcatgtttaatattattaacattgactacaatcATATTTGGTTGTATTTGTTGGAAACATAAAACAACACAAAAGTaagtaattagtaaaattaaaattaattaattaattaaaaacaaaagaattgattgatttaatttattatttatttatttactgttaCTTACTTAGAGATGATTTACTTGGCTTGGATGGTATGGTCAAACAAATTACAAATCCTGATGAGAATGTCAATCATATgaatcaaaatatgataataaatttaaatcaaaatcaaatacaTTCAATACAATCAAACACATCATCACAATGTTTGAACTTGTCACAGTCACAGTCACACCACATCAATCatgatcaaaataatatttataataaaaacaacattcttaattataaaaggttttattttatttttttaattttttgttttatttgaataaaatataaatacaaaatgatattttttattaatattatttatatttacttatagTAATGTTATAACAACGACAACAACAACACCTATTGCTGGTGGACGACCGTCTGGTGGTTCAAATTCAAATCGTAGTCTACCAGATATACCACGTACAACAGTCATAGATACAGATGTTGATGTCCAATGCACCACAGCTGATACTAATTCAGATATTTATGCAACTgttgatgataaaaatattcataaatcaaTGATTCATAAGAATTATAGtcagttttttgttttactaattatatttaattaaggaAGGAAATACATATATCTAGAAtgtcgaaaaattatttattattacggtaatttatgtaaatgtataattacgcgtaatatttaataacttttcgCTGGAAATTATACAATTTCTGTGGAAATATACCTTTGGAAACAAAGTCGTTATGGTGATCCTGCGAATtagaatgtataatttttattccatgGTAAACATTAAAAGGGTGGTGACGGAGGTTTACGCAAAagttaattagttaaaaaaaatttttcgtgaaAAGTTTGAGCTAAATCAATCCagtaatttttgagaatttggtgctttatttttaataaatttattactctcactctttcaaaatttcatattaatttaactaaatgaatgaatatacaGTCTGTCTTAAATATCATATCCAATACTAATTCAACGTTAAGAGTTGAAGTACCTATATGCTTGACAATATAAGCTTCTTGTTACGCGATCAGTAATAATGGAGGTTTTTATCAAACATGGagcacacacatatatacatggacTCTTTTAGGATTCAAACTTAACGTTTAATACGTATTGGGCATGCCATTTAACACATGCTATATATCCATTGATGCAGGTATATGTATCTCCCACCTTATTTCCCTCTGAATGATTGGCAAAATAATATTCTCATGGTTGACTTTTGGCAAAAAACTTCTTTCTATTGTAATTATAACTGTCAACGTAAGATTGTAAATTCCTACATATTGTAATCTAactagtaaaattataaatttatctccAAAAAAAGGCCAAAAGCCACCTCAACCCGTGCTAACTTGACCCAGACCAAATAAACATAACGCAATAaggtaaattttgttattaggtGTTAAGTTAGCGCTAGTTGGAGTGGATTTATTGTAACCCGTTTACAATCTTACGTTGACATAACTTATTCTGTGCACACAGTGTTAAGCAACCTGAAAACCTCGTTTTTTCGGGATTAATGTAGGGTTTCCAAGCTAGATAAgcttaaaaccgaaaaaaagtAACTGAATTATTTCTGTTCGAGGTACTAATTTCTTCTCTTATAGTAAATTAGGAAAT
This genomic interval from Chrysoperla carnea chromosome 1, inChrCarn1.1, whole genome shotgun sequence contains the following:
- the LOC123305765 gene encoding gastrula zinc finger protein XlCGF57.1-like, with the protein product MLYEFNYSPTTALKIDDFDLICRICLQKSEFMLHISTLNIIPMIEACSAIRITLTDTLPQQVCQKCVKHLENAWQIGKQCESADKHLRKLIETQSELKLEIKSENFKNENDSNYGHDDEVDTELSIKSENNTENDDVTTNDVYDESSTHKHLSNNIKRSRKILNKKTTTKCEQCDESFSHVWGLGLHMKDKHSVDPLACKKCDQQFYHRLHLEDHLNKHDNIEFKCKICEKQFDTVNIRRKHEFKHNPKIFHCFKCDRSFKAKYMLNKHEQDHHSGERPREACLICGKSIMQSNMGAHMKIHKERIPFSCQECPKKFIREITLKEHVLKIHQNGQIPLKELCTICGRKVRGKSELRRHMRSHTDERPFSCKLCDKRYRENKALTRHVLSVHINDRPFACTICSKAFHTKAILQAHMRSHTGEKPYSCLICNKAFGSKSWLKAHIKGHSE